A single genomic interval of Lewinellaceae bacterium harbors:
- a CDS encoding septal ring lytic transglycosylase RlpA family protein has product MISFALPKHEVKVEIPFNYEEAGKASYYADALEGNLTASGQVFSQNELTAAHRTLPLGTKVLVFRPKTGQSVWVTINDRGPYVKSRIIDLSRKAAEALGLVHKGVGQVVIKAYLEPVQP; this is encoded by the coding sequence ATGATCTCTTTTGCATTGCCGAAACATGAAGTAAAGGTTGAAATACCTTTCAATTATGAAGAAGCCGGCAAAGCGTCTTACTATGCCGATGCTTTGGAAGGTAACCTGACTGCCAGTGGCCAGGTTTTCTCCCAGAATGAACTTACTGCTGCACACCGTACCTTGCCGCTCGGCACCAAGGTATTGGTCTTCCGGCCAAAAACCGGACAATCGGTATGGGTCACCATCAATGACCGGGGTCCCTATGTCAAGAGTCGCATCATCGATCTCAGCCGGAAAGCAGCAGAAGCTCTGGGCCTGGTCCATAAGGGTGTAGGTCAGGTGGTGATCAAAGCTTACCTGGAACCGGTACAGCCCTGA
- a CDS encoding 4-alpha-glucanotransferase, with protein sequence MLLQFHIHYRTVFGEQIIIRFHIHGEEQIHFCQTYDGENWTGSLNIQDIRSLSYQYGIDRQGNVEYEGGTARFLTLNPGIETSFVQDYWRVQKNPLDIFNASAFTDIIFQRPAKKSNKKLNLSSGSNFVRFQIYAPDVPSSAVMGVTGNIPELGSWKEIHPMQDDHYPLWSVAIPLSNASNLLEYKYILIDAASNQILEWEEGGNRQLQFAFPSGQGNEIVRNDLQFRRNEPWWRGAGLAIPIFSLRSELGFGIGEFPDLLPLIDFTTESGLRVIQTLPVNDTIATQDWKSSYPYAAISVHALHPLYINLESIGSFNDPATQKGYEQDRQLLNTLGAIDFPTVLEKKIFYLRELYKQEFKTLEKEKGFKDFIKRNASWLYPYAAFSHLRDLYGTPDYNRWPEHRIYSDLKVREITNPKSATYPQIAFYLFVQYHADRQLKAAKEYGKSRGVVLKGDLPIGVYRHSCDAWVAPELYNMNAQAGAPPDDYAVLGQNWGFPTYNWEVMAKNGFAWWRERMQKLSEYFDALRIDHILGFFRIWQIPLNQVEGTMGSFNPCLPYTEFELRRFGVHGDLTRFTEPYIRDHYLPELFGEDTSLVKEHYLTNIWEGAYTLKDHVNDQLKIKNFFSIQENKPHAHLAAGLSLLVSEILLIPVQDGDETQYNPRITLQTTYSYKALDHRDQEIFTNIYNEYYFRRHNDFWKEQAYWKLPALLDATRMLICGEDLGMIPASVPGVMKDLNIISLEIQRMPKGAAEFGDAAQYPYWSVCSPSCHDMSTIRGWWEGNPATAQHFYSNYLHQPGAAPQPCPTDIVEAIDRDHLLSPSLLAIFPLQDLVGMDKNLRRNDVPAEQINDPSNPNQHWKYRFHLKMEDLKKESGLIRQLKNMLVETGRLH encoded by the coding sequence ATGCTGTTACAATTCCACATCCATTATCGCACAGTCTTTGGCGAGCAGATCATCATTCGTTTTCACATCCATGGTGAAGAACAGATCCATTTTTGCCAGACTTATGACGGAGAGAACTGGACCGGCAGCCTGAATATCCAGGACATCCGGTCCCTATCCTATCAATACGGAATCGACCGGCAGGGTAATGTGGAATACGAAGGTGGAACGGCAAGGTTCCTAACCCTCAACCCTGGAATAGAGACCTCATTTGTCCAGGACTATTGGCGCGTTCAGAAAAACCCTCTGGATATCTTTAACGCATCTGCTTTCACCGATATCATCTTTCAACGGCCAGCGAAAAAAAGCAACAAAAAGCTTAATCTTTCGTCTGGGAGCAACTTTGTGCGGTTCCAAATCTATGCACCTGATGTCCCATCATCGGCCGTGATGGGCGTAACTGGAAACATACCGGAATTAGGCTCCTGGAAAGAAATACATCCGATGCAGGATGACCACTATCCCCTGTGGTCAGTAGCGATTCCCCTGTCAAACGCGTCAAACCTGCTGGAATACAAATACATTCTGATCGATGCAGCGAGCAATCAGATCCTTGAATGGGAGGAAGGAGGTAACCGCCAACTACAATTTGCTTTCCCTTCCGGTCAGGGTAACGAAATCGTGCGCAATGACTTACAATTCCGCCGAAATGAACCCTGGTGGCGTGGCGCCGGCCTGGCCATACCCATCTTCTCCCTCCGTAGTGAACTGGGTTTCGGCATCGGTGAATTTCCGGACCTGTTGCCTCTGATAGACTTTACGACAGAGAGCGGTTTGCGCGTGATCCAGACGCTGCCAGTCAACGACACAATTGCCACCCAGGACTGGAAGTCCAGTTATCCTTATGCTGCTATTTCGGTACATGCGCTTCATCCATTGTACATCAATCTGGAAAGCATTGGGTCCTTTAACGACCCGGCGACTCAAAAGGGCTATGAGCAGGACCGTCAACTGCTAAACACTTTGGGTGCTATTGATTTTCCCACGGTCCTTGAAAAAAAGATTTTCTACCTGCGTGAACTCTACAAACAGGAGTTCAAGACTCTGGAAAAAGAAAAAGGTTTCAAAGACTTCATCAAGCGCAATGCTTCCTGGCTGTATCCTTATGCAGCTTTCAGTCATCTGCGCGACCTGTACGGAACCCCGGATTATAACCGGTGGCCTGAACACAGAATCTATTCGGATCTGAAAGTCCGGGAGATTACCAACCCCAAGTCAGCGACATATCCTCAGATTGCCTTCTACCTGTTTGTTCAATATCATGCGGACCGGCAGCTTAAAGCAGCCAAAGAATATGGCAAGTCCCGCGGTGTGGTGCTTAAAGGTGACCTGCCGATCGGGGTGTACCGGCACAGTTGTGATGCCTGGGTGGCGCCGGAGTTGTATAATATGAATGCGCAAGCTGGAGCGCCTCCGGATGACTATGCGGTACTTGGACAGAACTGGGGTTTTCCCACCTACAACTGGGAGGTGATGGCCAAAAATGGCTTTGCATGGTGGCGGGAACGGATGCAAAAGCTAAGTGAATATTTTGACGCACTCCGGATCGACCACATTCTGGGCTTCTTTCGTATCTGGCAGATCCCTCTGAACCAGGTGGAAGGGACCATGGGCTCATTCAATCCTTGCCTGCCCTACACGGAATTCGAACTGCGGAGATTTGGAGTACATGGAGACCTCACTCGTTTTACGGAGCCATACATCCGTGACCATTATCTGCCTGAGCTATTCGGTGAGGATACCAGCCTGGTTAAAGAACACTATCTGACGAATATCTGGGAAGGCGCCTACACCCTCAAGGATCACGTGAATGACCAGCTGAAAATCAAAAATTTCTTTTCAATTCAGGAGAACAAACCCCATGCACACCTTGCTGCCGGACTGAGCCTGCTGGTGAGCGAAATATTGTTAATCCCGGTGCAGGATGGGGATGAGACTCAATACAATCCCCGCATAACATTGCAGACCACCTATTCTTACAAAGCACTCGATCACCGCGACCAGGAGATATTCACCAATATCTATAACGAATATTATTTCCGGCGTCACAACGATTTCTGGAAAGAGCAGGCTTACTGGAAACTCCCTGCCCTGCTGGATGCGACTCGCATGCTGATCTGCGGAGAAGACCTGGGCATGATCCCGGCATCCGTCCCCGGCGTCATGAAAGACCTGAACATCATCTCACTGGAAATCCAACGCATGCCGAAAGGTGCTGCGGAGTTTGGCGATGCGGCACAATATCCCTACTGGTCGGTCTGTTCGCCTTCGTGCCACGATATGTCGACCATCCGCGGATGGTGGGAAGGCAATCCTGCCACCGCCCAGCATTTTTACAGCAATTATCTCCATCAACCGGGAGCGGCGCCCCAGCCTTGTCCAACCGACATTGTGGAAGCCATCGACAGGGATCATCTGCTGTCTCCTTCGCTGCTGGCCATCTTTCCGCTCCAGGACCTCGTTGGCATGGACAAAAATCTGAGACGGAACGATGTACCCGCAGAACAGATCAACGATCCATCCAATCCCAATCAACACTGGAAGTACCGGTTCCACCTTAAAATGGAAGATCTGAAAAAAGAGTCCGGGCTCATCCGGCAATTAAAAAACATGTTGGTCGAAACCGGCAGATTGCATTAA
- a CDS encoding DNA-3-methyladenine glycosylase translates to MTRLTASFYLRDDVVAIAQELLGTILVTEWEGVRTTARIVETEAYRGPEDKASHAYNNRRTARTEVMFGPGGHAYVYLCYGIHHLFNVVTGPAEIPHAVLVRAVEPLVGIDIMMARRQRTQPKKLTSGPGLVGQALGLSTIHSGLALTTGDSIWIEAQGLEKDEAIVSSPRIGVDYAGECATWPWRFYLAGNPWVSGKKNV, encoded by the coding sequence ATGACAAGGCTCACTGCATCCTTTTATTTGCGTGATGATGTCGTGGCAATTGCTCAGGAACTGCTGGGAACGATATTGGTCACGGAATGGGAAGGAGTCCGCACCACAGCGCGCATCGTCGAAACAGAAGCCTACCGTGGGCCGGAGGACAAAGCCAGCCATGCCTACAACAACCGCCGCACTGCCAGGACCGAAGTGATGTTCGGGCCGGGAGGTCATGCCTACGTCTACCTCTGCTACGGCATTCACCATCTTTTCAACGTGGTTACCGGACCTGCTGAAATACCTCATGCCGTTCTGGTCCGCGCTGTGGAGCCCCTGGTAGGTATCGATATCATGATGGCCCGCCGCCAGCGTACGCAACCAAAGAAGTTAACATCCGGCCCGGGGCTGGTGGGTCAGGCTCTGGGGCTTTCCACCATCCACTCCGGACTTGCACTGACAACCGGTGACAGCATCTGGATTGAGGCGCAAGGACTGGAAAAAGACGAGGCCATTGTTTCCTCCCCGCGGATTGGGGTCGATTATGCCGGAGAATGCGCTACCTGGCCCTGGCGATTTTACCTGGCTGGCAATCCATGGGTAAGTGGCAAAAAGAACGTCTGA
- a CDS encoding transposase, translated as MEVVKLKYSKGYRRYSESFKLHVLHELRTGKYNKNELVHKYGIAAGSLLNWINKYEQPDLLNRRIRIEMPEDLNRIKELEAKVKELEKALVKTQLDYLYHAGLNEYAAQRLGYANSDELAKKRDAKESKKQ; from the coding sequence ATGGAAGTTGTCAAATTGAAGTATTCAAAAGGATATCGCCGTTATAGTGAGAGCTTTAAATTACATGTATTGCATGAGCTACGCACCGGGAAGTACAATAAAAATGAGCTGGTTCACAAATATGGAATTGCAGCAGGTTCGTTATTAAATTGGATCAACAAATACGAACAGCCAGACTTATTAAACCGTCGAATACGTATTGAAATGCCAGAAGATCTCAATCGAATCAAAGAGTTAGAAGCCAAAGTGAAGGAGTTGGAAAAAGCCTTGGTAAAGACCCAGCTTGATTACTTGTACCATGCAGGCTTAAATGAATATGCTGCACAGCGCTTAGGCTATGCCAATTCGGACGAGTTGGCAAAAAAGCGAGATGCCAAGGAGTCGAAAAAGCAATAG
- a CDS encoding NUDIX hydrolase has translation MATEYLNHIAYDSVVFGFSGETLKILIMEYHNTGMFALPGGFVRSDENLNDAVKRGLHERTGLDNIYLEQFYTFGDVARFQPEVMARIIQANEIDSTGWEWLLERFISVAYYALINYNDVVPQPDVLSDSCEWYAVNQLPPLILDHGTIVSKALETLRMNLDYKLIGGNLLPERFTMQELQNVYEAILGTKLHRSAFQRKLLASDRLIRHEKRFTGKAHKAPYLYSFKPL, from the coding sequence ATGGCAACAGAATACTTAAATCACATTGCATACGACTCAGTAGTATTTGGTTTTTCCGGGGAAACCCTGAAGATCTTGATCATGGAGTACCACAATACCGGCATGTTTGCATTGCCCGGTGGGTTTGTTCGCTCTGATGAAAATCTGAATGATGCGGTTAAACGCGGACTACATGAACGCACGGGTCTGGATAACATCTACCTGGAACAGTTTTACACCTTTGGCGATGTGGCCCGTTTTCAGCCGGAGGTTATGGCCCGCATCATTCAGGCCAATGAAATAGATTCTACCGGTTGGGAATGGTTGCTGGAGCGATTTATCTCTGTAGCCTATTACGCACTGATTAATTACAATGATGTGGTGCCGCAGCCCGATGTTTTGTCGGATTCCTGTGAATGGTATGCCGTCAACCAGCTTCCCCCGTTGATCCTGGACCACGGCACGATCGTTAGCAAAGCCCTGGAGACGTTGCGGATGAACCTCGACTATAAACTGATCGGGGGTAACCTGTTACCGGAACGCTTTACGATGCAGGAACTTCAAAATGTTTACGAGGCGATCCTGGGCACCAAGTTGCATCGATCGGCTTTTCAGCGCAAATTATTGGCGTCGGACCGATTGATACGTCATGAGAAGCGCTTTACCGGCAAAGCCCATAAGGCGCCCTATCTGTACAGTTTCAAACCATTGTGA
- the guaB gene encoding IMP dehydrogenase translates to METKNNGLPKEIVEALTFDDVLLIPSYSDVLPREVDISTQLTTDIRLNVPIVSAAMDTVTEEKLAIAIAREGGIGIIHKNMSIQKHAEQVRSVKRSESGMIKDPVTLDKEAKLVDALQLMQRFKIGGIPVVDADNHLIGILTNRDIRFETDLGRPVSELMTINNLVTAPVGTDLQQAQAILQRYKIEKLPVVNDENKLVGLITYKDILKLESYPNSCKDTLGRLVVGAALGVAKDTMERLEALIEVDVDVIVIDTAHGHSQGVLNTIKEVRKKYPDLQIIGGNIGTGEGALALVDAGVNAVKVGIGPGSICTTRIVTGVGVPQLYAIMSVAQALQGTGIPVIGDGGIRYTGDIAKAIASGADTIMAGSLFAGVEEAPGETVIFEGRKFKIYRGMGSLGAMQMGSKDRYFQDVEDDIKKLVPEGIEGRVPFKGTLSEVMVQYTGGLRASMGYCGAPTIPKLQQARLVKISSAGVSESHPHNITITKEAPNYSRR, encoded by the coding sequence ATGGAAACAAAAAATAACGGCTTACCGAAGGAAATTGTCGAAGCGCTCACATTTGATGATGTCCTGTTAATTCCCTCTTATTCAGATGTTTTACCGCGTGAAGTGGATATATCCACCCAGCTGACGACCGACATACGGCTCAATGTACCGATCGTATCGGCGGCCATGGATACCGTCACTGAAGAAAAGCTGGCCATCGCAATCGCCCGTGAAGGAGGTATCGGTATCATTCACAAGAATATGTCCATCCAGAAGCACGCCGAGCAAGTCCGCTCTGTCAAACGGTCGGAAAGCGGCATGATCAAGGACCCGGTCACCCTCGATAAGGAGGCCAAACTGGTGGATGCCCTGCAGTTGATGCAGCGGTTCAAAATCGGTGGCATCCCCGTCGTGGACGCAGACAATCACCTGATCGGCATCCTCACCAACCGGGATATTCGCTTCGAGACCGATCTGGGACGGCCCGTATCCGAACTGATGACGATAAACAATCTCGTCACTGCACCAGTGGGCACGGATCTCCAGCAGGCACAAGCCATCCTGCAGCGATACAAGATTGAAAAACTACCGGTAGTCAACGATGAGAACAAGCTCGTAGGGCTCATCACCTATAAAGATATCCTCAAGTTGGAGAGTTATCCCAATTCCTGTAAAGACACCCTTGGCCGCCTCGTCGTAGGAGCTGCATTAGGTGTGGCGAAAGATACCATGGAGCGTCTGGAGGCCCTGATCGAGGTCGACGTGGATGTCATTGTGATCGACACCGCACACGGGCACTCACAGGGCGTACTGAACACCATCAAGGAAGTGCGGAAAAAGTACCCGGACCTGCAGATCATCGGCGGAAACATCGGTACCGGTGAAGGAGCCCTAGCGCTCGTAGATGCCGGAGTAAATGCCGTCAAAGTGGGTATCGGCCCCGGCAGCATATGCACTACCCGGATCGTGACCGGAGTGGGAGTACCACAGCTTTACGCCATCATGTCGGTGGCTCAGGCATTGCAGGGTACGGGCATCCCGGTGATCGGGGATGGAGGTATCCGCTATACCGGCGATATTGCCAAAGCGATTGCCTCCGGTGCTGATACGATCATGGCCGGATCGCTTTTTGCCGGCGTCGAGGAAGCGCCCGGAGAGACCGTCATTTTCGAAGGTCGTAAATTCAAGATCTACCGCGGCATGGGTTCCCTGGGTGCCATGCAGATGGGCTCCAAGGACCGGTACTTTCAGGATGTGGAAGACGACATCAAAAAGCTGGTACCGGAAGGCATCGAAGGCCGCGTACCGTTTAAAGGTACACTCTCGGAAGTCATGGTACAATATACCGGTGGACTGCGGGCAAGCATGGGCTATTGCGGAGCACCCACCATCCCTAAATTGCAGCAGGCACGCCTGGTGAAGATCTCCTCAGCCGGTGTCTCTGAAAGTCATCCGCACAACATTACCATCACCAAAGAGGCTCCCAACTACAGCAGGCGTTGA
- a CDS encoding carboxylesterase family protein yields the protein MQRWNFMVVLLLGVLTLNAQSNDAFAVRVTTDKGVIEGNYEVKTGLQQYFGIPYAKPPVYDLRWKAPQPMDPWDGVKTTKKFGPRAVQAAVFGDMDFRSDGISEDCLYLNVWTPAKHNTTGLPVLVYFYGGGNVAGDGSEPRYDGASMAQKGMVVVTVNYRLNIFGFYAHPGLSAEAPYHASGNYGLLDQQASLQWVHDNIAAFGGDPGHVTIAGESAGSIGVSMQMASPLTKGLIAGAIGESGAGINPTMSPVPLSDAEKAGEEFAQKAGYTIEQLRAMSTREIYEIYQESRRFGFPAVLDGYFLPKSLPEIFNAGEQSKVPLLVGWNSSEIPGMAFMQGQPYTKEAYQQKVKEAYPNDYAEVLKLYPDKDAGTIEWSATALASDRFIAYSTWKWFDLARKNSSQPVFRYLYSRKRPPLVDQNLASGLAGGTVRRDANTPPPPQPIGAPHACEIEYCMGNLPLVTDYAWTADDYTVSKTMQQYFANFIMHGDPNGEGLPEWPAADAQSTTPPVMIIDVTSHAVKADNDARYQFLDKQYKNNK from the coding sequence ATGCAAAGATGGAATTTTATGGTTGTGCTCCTGTTGGGTGTCCTGACACTGAACGCACAATCCAATGATGCATTTGCAGTACGGGTCACCACCGACAAAGGGGTGATTGAAGGAAATTATGAGGTCAAAACCGGTCTGCAGCAATATTTCGGGATTCCTTACGCCAAACCACCGGTGTACGACCTGCGGTGGAAAGCACCCCAGCCCATGGATCCGTGGGATGGCGTGAAAACAACGAAAAAATTTGGTCCCCGCGCTGTCCAGGCAGCCGTCTTTGGCGACATGGATTTCCGTTCCGATGGCATCAGTGAAGATTGCCTGTACCTCAATGTATGGACCCCGGCCAAGCACAACACCACGGGCCTGCCGGTACTGGTCTACTTCTACGGAGGAGGTAATGTGGCTGGTGACGGCTCCGAACCTCGCTACGATGGAGCCAGCATGGCACAGAAAGGGATGGTCGTAGTTACGGTGAATTACCGGCTGAATATTTTCGGCTTCTATGCACATCCCGGATTGAGTGCTGAAGCGCCTTACCATGCTTCGGGAAATTATGGCTTACTGGACCAGCAAGCCAGCCTGCAGTGGGTTCACGATAACATTGCGGCCTTCGGTGGAGATCCTGGTCATGTCACCATTGCCGGGGAATCAGCCGGATCGATCGGTGTCAGTATGCAGATGGCTTCTCCTTTAACCAAAGGTCTTATTGCCGGCGCCATCGGCGAAAGCGGTGCCGGGATCAATCCTACCATGTCTCCGGTACCATTGTCTGATGCTGAGAAGGCCGGAGAAGAATTTGCCCAGAAAGCAGGCTATACCATCGAACAACTACGGGCCATGAGCACAAGGGAAATTTATGAGATCTACCAGGAATCAAGACGCTTTGGATTTCCTGCCGTGCTGGACGGGTATTTTCTGCCCAAGTCCTTACCGGAGATCTTTAATGCCGGTGAACAGTCGAAAGTGCCGCTTCTGGTAGGCTGGAATTCCTCGGAAATTCCAGGAATGGCCTTCATGCAGGGTCAACCATATACCAAAGAAGCTTACCAGCAAAAGGTCAAAGAAGCGTATCCCAACGATTACGCAGAAGTCCTGAAATTATATCCCGACAAAGATGCCGGCACCATCGAATGGTCGGCAACGGCGCTGGCCAGTGACCGCTTCATCGCCTATTCGACCTGGAAATGGTTTGACCTGGCCCGCAAAAACAGCTCACAACCGGTGTTCCGATATCTCTACAGCAGAAAACGTCCTCCACTGGTCGATCAGAACCTGGCCTCAGGGCTGGCCGGAGGCACTGTAAGACGTGATGCCAATACACCGCCCCCGCCACAGCCGATCGGAGCGCCGCATGCCTGTGAGATCGAATATTGCATGGGTAACCTTCCATTGGTTACGGACTACGCCTGGACCGCAGACGATTATACCGTATCGAAAACCATGCAGCAGTATTTCGCCAATTTCATCATGCACGGTGATCCGAACGGTGAAGGACTGCCGGAATGGCCTGCCGCAGATGCTCAGTCCACCACTCCTCCGGTGATGATCATCGATGTGACCAGCCATGCCGTAAAAGCGGATAACGACGCACGGTATCAGTTTCTTGATAAGCAGTACAAGAACAATAAGTAA
- a CDS encoding IS3 family transposase, with product MSRQGYYQGLQRLGKKQIQEEVIVDKIVQCRQKLTEEGGRKMLKRIQPVLMESGIKLGRDTLFELLRKYDLGVKWRKNYVRTTNSLHRFHVYSNLIKEIKAQRSNEVWVSDITYISTRAGFMYLALITDAYSRKIVGYDISDSLELHGCLRALKMALAQRSSTLPLIHHSDRGIQYCSHAYTRLLNSNNVQISMAAKGNCYENAMAERVNGILKKEFYLDQEFASKKVAVNAVKDAIYRYNYVRFHLRLNYQTPASVHAA from the coding sequence TTGAGCCGGCAAGGTTACTACCAAGGGCTACAACGGCTTGGCAAGAAACAAATCCAGGAGGAAGTGATTGTGGATAAAATTGTGCAGTGTCGACAAAAGCTTACAGAAGAAGGAGGCCGAAAAATGCTTAAGCGCATCCAACCTGTACTGATGGAATCAGGCATCAAACTGGGTAGAGATACGTTGTTTGAGCTACTACGCAAATATGACCTGGGCGTAAAATGGCGCAAGAACTATGTGCGAACGACGAATTCGTTGCATCGTTTTCACGTCTATAGTAATCTGATCAAAGAAATAAAAGCACAACGATCCAATGAAGTGTGGGTCAGCGACATTACCTATATCAGTACACGTGCCGGGTTCATGTACCTGGCTCTGATTACGGATGCATATTCGCGCAAAATCGTCGGATACGACATCAGTGATAGCCTGGAATTACACGGCTGTTTACGGGCTTTGAAAATGGCTTTGGCACAACGATCTTCAACGTTACCATTGATTCACCACTCGGACCGGGGCATTCAATACTGTAGTCATGCTTATACCCGCTTGTTGAATAGTAACAACGTTCAGATCAGTATGGCTGCCAAAGGAAACTGTTATGAAAACGCAATGGCTGAAAGAGTAAATGGTATTCTCAAGAAAGAATTCTATCTCGATCAGGAATTCGCATCAAAAAAGGTTGCTGTAAATGCTGTAAAAGACGCCATTTACCGCTACAATTATGTACGATTCCATTTAAGGCTCAATTACCAAACTCCAGCATCAGTTCATGCTGCATAA
- a CDS encoding HAD family hydrolase, producing MDLNKVRIVCFDADDTLWANEPYYQDVEQKFCAMLENYLPQHTTAQELFRTEMQNLPLYGYGIKAFMLSMIETALRITEHQAPPSLIAKIIESGKTMLDQPIELFAGVTQVLETLSPKYRLVIATKGDLLDQERKLRKSGIASYFHHVEIMSDKKEADYHKLIRHLDCQPEEFVMVGNSLKSDILPVLSIGGHGIHIPYHLTWAHEVIQDPVEHERLLTLDSIEQITQYFPNEKQD from the coding sequence ATGGACCTGAATAAGGTTCGCATCGTATGTTTTGATGCTGATGACACTCTCTGGGCCAATGAGCCCTATTACCAGGATGTGGAACAAAAATTTTGTGCCATGCTGGAAAACTACCTGCCCCAGCACACCACCGCCCAGGAATTATTCCGTACGGAAATGCAAAATCTCCCACTTTACGGTTATGGCATCAAGGCATTTATGCTGAGCATGATCGAAACCGCCCTGCGCATTACGGAACATCAGGCACCACCTTCGCTGATCGCCAAGATCATCGAGTCTGGTAAGACCATGCTGGACCAGCCCATCGAACTATTTGCCGGGGTAACGCAGGTTTTGGAGACCCTGAGTCCGAAATACCGGCTGGTGATCGCCACCAAGGGTGATCTGCTGGACCAGGAAAGAAAATTAAGAAAATCAGGGATCGCCAGCTACTTTCATCATGTGGAGATCATGAGTGATAAAAAGGAAGCCGATTACCATAAATTGATCCGGCATCTGGACTGCCAGCCCGAAGAGTTCGTCATGGTGGGCAACTCCCTGAAGTCCGATATCCTGCCGGTACTATCGATCGGCGGGCACGGTATTCATATACCTTATCATCTGACCTGGGCGCATGAAGTGATTCAGGACCCGGTGGAACATGAGCGCCTGCTCACCCTGGATTCCATCGAGCAGATCACCCAATATTTCCCCAATGAGAAGCAAGATTGA
- a CDS encoding chloramphenicol acetyltransferase, which produces MRSKIDLESWPRKAHFDFFKSFTEPFFGVTVVVDCTETYEQAKSAGHSFYLSYLHKALVAANEIEAFRLRIHEESVWLYDRIHAAPTVDRPDHTFGYGYLDYHADFADFVKEALPRIEEVRRSTSLLPSASGDNVIHFSSVPWIRFTGLSHARPLTFPDSIPKITFGKMEKRDGRYTMPLSVHVHHGLADGYQVGQYIDRYQTLLST; this is translated from the coding sequence ATGAGAAGCAAGATTGACCTCGAATCCTGGCCACGAAAGGCGCATTTCGATTTTTTCAAATCATTCACCGAACCATTCTTCGGCGTGACCGTCGTCGTGGACTGTACAGAAACATATGAACAAGCGAAGTCAGCAGGACATTCCTTTTACCTTTCCTACCTGCATAAGGCTCTTGTTGCTGCTAACGAGATCGAAGCTTTTCGGCTCCGAATTCATGAAGAATCGGTCTGGCTGTACGACCGCATCCATGCAGCACCGACCGTCGACCGTCCGGATCACACCTTTGGATATGGTTACCTGGATTACCATGCTGACTTTGCTGACTTTGTGAAGGAAGCGCTACCGCGGATCGAGGAAGTCCGACGGTCCACCTCGCTATTGCCTTCTGCATCGGGAGACAATGTGATCCATTTTTCCTCCGTACCCTGGATCCGCTTTACCGGTTTATCCCATGCACGGCCACTTACTTTTCCAGACAGTATCCCCAAGATCACCTTCGGTAAAATGGAAAAAAGAGATGGACGCTATACCATGCCATTGTCGGTTCATGTACACCATGGATTAGCCGATGGCTATCAGGTAGGCCAATATATTGACCGGTATCAAACGTTGCTTTCGACCTAA
- a CDS encoding nucleoside deaminase, with amino-acid sequence MNFTVFSDEHFMKLALQQAQLAAEADEIPVGAIVVSQNQIIARAYNRTEALQDVTAHAEILALTTAAEFLGSKYLTDCTLYVTLEPCVMCAGALKWAQLDRLVFGASDDKEGFMRYGKELLHPQTKIEMGLMEEQCRALLQDFFKEKRALSKLK; translated from the coding sequence ATGAACTTCACCGTATTTTCCGACGAACACTTCATGAAGCTGGCTTTGCAGCAGGCACAGCTGGCTGCCGAAGCGGATGAGATCCCGGTAGGAGCCATCGTTGTCAGCCAAAATCAGATCATTGCCCGGGCCTATAACCGGACAGAAGCATTGCAGGATGTGACCGCCCATGCCGAGATCCTGGCCCTGACCACAGCCGCAGAATTCCTGGGCAGCAAATACCTCACTGATTGTACGCTGTATGTCACCCTGGAGCCCTGCGTGATGTGCGCCGGTGCTCTGAAATGGGCTCAGCTGGACCGGCTGGTGTTCGGCGCCAGCGACGATAAAGAGGGATTTATGCGCTACGGAAAAGAATTGCTGCACCCGCAGACCAAGATCGAGATGGGCTTGATGGAAGAGCAGTGCCGTGCGTTGCTGCAGGATTTCTTTAAAGAGAAGCGGGCCCTCTCCAAGTTAAAATAA